DNA sequence from the Centropristis striata isolate RG_2023a ecotype Rhode Island chromosome 17, C.striata_1.0, whole genome shotgun sequence genome:
TCAAGTTACATCTTCAAAGCTTTTCATTAAAACCAGTTTTGTGTTCATATGACTAGGCTGGAATGAGGAAGCACACCAACGTACAGTACAGCTCAGTTTGAACCTGAGGAACAATCTGTAAACCATGAAATAAATACACTACCTCTAGTTAAACTTCtcaaaaaacctgaaaaaagtgACTGCACGTGTGGTATGACCCAAGACACCAATTCACATTCATGGTAGCTAAACAGAATGACTCAAATAATGTCCTAATCAACAAAATGGACACATAAAATGGACCTAAACACTGTCACCGATCAAATCAGACATGTAGTCGGCTCTCAGGGGACGAGTGTGTGGAGAGCTGGTGCCAGCTGGGAGAATTATATCACACCATAAGGGTCCATTCACACTGACTGTACAGCTAACAGATGTCTGCTTTAATGATCTCCCTTGACAACAGTGAGATCATTAGCGGCTACAGCCACACaaacccaaaaataaaaatatagactTATGTGGGCTAGACAACAAGATCGTACAGCCTGGACATTAACGAGCCTtcattgacaacaaaatgagtcactaaataagaaaatgtacattgtgaaataataataaaaagtggtATCTGTTGGCTACCTGGCATGCCAGAGAATGATGAGGTCAAAAGGGaaaggcagaggaggagagaaatcaCAGTCCGCATGCCTCTCGTCATCACACCATGAAATCTGAGCCcattatttattaatcaatGTGCTCCTCCAATGTGAAGCTATTTTAGGCACACATCATAGAAAGGAGACCCCCTTCCCCCCGACAAAAATCTTCCCTGCTCCTTTACTCAACAAAAGACCCTCACCGACGGTCCCACCCCCGGTTCTCCTCACATGGACGAACATGTAACACGCTCATAACCAGGCCAATGTGAACTGATGACATGATATTAAACAGGCTGCTGGCTCACCACACTCGTAATGTACAGCCGGTCTCCCGGTAGGACACGGCAGCCTTAAACCGGCTGATGTATCCCCATTGCTTTCAGGAGAAGGGGTGTAAAAGTACAAGCAGCAACCTAAAGCCTTGAGTCGCCCTCTGGCTCACTCTTACCCGTTTTTGTTGCCTTCGGACAGCATTACGGCCGGCCTTGAAAGGGAACCCCCGGGGATAAAATATAACACTTTGCCGCTATCGGTTATTCCGGTTAGGCGTGGGTTGAAATCGGGGACGCGGAATAAATAATCCGGTCTCGGTTGTTTCTACTGCTGATTAGCCGTGCACTGCGTCGGTATCAGGGATGCAATGCATGCATGACGGCCATGTTGGCTGGCGAGACCAGCGTCAAGTCTGCTACGGTGCGAAAAAAACACCTTCCGGTCTGAGATTTCCAAAATAAGAGCTGTTCGAGGCTCAAACGTGTCGCACTCcgaaatataaaacacacaaaaaaattaatttagtaGGAAACTACGGCGAGTGAAAATGAGGTTTCTGCTGCCAGCAACAAAGGGAAATGTCATGAAAACGACAACCGGGGCAAGGCAACGAGAGAAGGAGGTAAAAGGACCCTTTTTCTCTCAGGAGGAAAGCAGACACGCTGCTGGTGTGGCTGCCGCATTGAACGCCTGACAAGAAATACAAGCTGCTGTAATTAAGAGCCGAGATAGAAGAGTAAAAGGAAGacatttacattaaatacaaaacaaaggaGAGGGGTAGAAAAGTCTCTGAATCAACCAAAAACTAGGAATTATGAATAGATTCAAACAGCCCAGCTTGAAtaccacacttttttttaatcatagtgAAACACCCAACAGGTTATTGTCATCAGTGtcaagaaaaggagaaaagagaCAGTGGGGCACTGATTTCATGCAGGAAAAATGAAGAATGGTTGGCTTTCAGAACCTAGGATGTTTGGACTCCAGGATTAAAGATGTGCTTGACAGGGAGGAATATAATAGTGGAAGACTAAAGCCAAAAGGAGGCAGCATGCAACTTGAAAGGATGCCAACATCAAACCACAAAGAAGCAGCAGAAGAAAGCAGAGGGGTGTGTTCACAGCCTATTAAACCCATTAGTGTCCACAacttcaatttttaatttccttCAGTGGAAGTGTTTTCTGGGCCTGCCACAGTGCATAGAAGTTTTCTACTCATACTATATTAAGTCTTTGAGCACATGGGACtactttattttcaatttatttcatatattcatGGAAGAAATATAACCCCCATATAACCAAAGACGAGGGCCCCGAACGACATGGGATTTCTGAGACTGATACCAATTTTATAGGGGAAGACCTCACAGATTACCGATATGGCAGTCGATATTGTGAATTTATGAACTGGAATAAATGCAGACTTATTCTATGTGGATCGTGCACCAGTTTTGCCCTGATATGGCTATGCAGAAGTACTCTGAAGGCTACTTTCTGAAGCAAATAACTTTACAAgtacatttaacattattatacattgtatGTATACAATGTATTGCATAGTAAACTACGCCACCATCTTTGGAAAATAAGTATTACACCTTAATCCGTATTCAATGTTGCTTTTCAGCCATCTTTATAACTTATAGAggaaagaacattttatttccCTACACTCTGCTGGACAAACTATGTAATGATGGCACCATTTCTGATCCTTAATTGCTTGTTTTCTGCATCATATATTCAGTAAAAAACGCTGATATTAAATATACTCTTAGGGTAAAAATGGGTTAAGAACTTTTGGAGGCAGCTCTGTGAccaatgtttttaattaaataatacatttatgatgctaaaacatgatatataatgataaataatttcCACACTTTATGTGATGAATCATTTTAGTCCAAGCAGCAAAGTCAAGGAACAAAGACATGAGtaaaatttaaagtttaaaatatatttaaaaatacagtgattttaataaaaaaggaaCATATTCAGTCGTGCATGTGATGACAACTGTCTTTTTAAACGAATTAtcttattattttctcaataaatatattaataattttgtctataaaacattaatacactttttttctcaaagtcaGTGAATATATCCTCACAGTCCTCAAGCTGGACAGATATTTACAGACTTTAAGACAGTTTTTAGTGTTTGCTACATGACTGCTGATGCATGGCAATCTCCTGTATCTAAAACAAATATtcctcttccttcctttcctctgaGGGACAAAGTTAATTGAGGCAAAATGTGCAGGAGCAAGACCACATGGCTGGAAAATGGCATCATTGTTCTTGATATTGGAAAAAACCCAGTGACTTAGATCACATATTTCCCTTTTGTGATTTCATTACTAGCAAAGTCAAAAGCAAGTTGAGAGAAAAGGCtgaaataattgtaaaaaagaaaaaaaaagtccacatCCTTGTTGCAAACTATTACAGGGTGCCACTAGAGAAATTCATGTGTCAAATCACACAGTGCAAGAAGGTGCAAATTATTAGGGCTGCAGCTTGTGATCTGCTAATTATTTTCtccaataaaatgtcagaaaatagtggaaaatgtgttatttcccaTGGCCCAAGCTGATGTCTTGACGgtatgttttaactggccacCAGTCTAAAATCCAAATCTATTCAGTTTATAATCATGTATGACAAATAAAAGCATCTATTCTCAAACAAAATAAGCATGAAACCAGCAGATGACTAagtgactaaaatgattattagattatcaaaatagtttccTATACTGTTGACCAAAGAGTCAACTAATTGTTGAAGAAATCATGTTTCATTTTTGCAGGTGTTAggcccatttttattttataagatTGTTACTTACCTTTTTGAAAGGTATCGTTGTTCTGCCCCTTTACTCAGGTTAGTCTTTTTCTCATCatccgctgctgctgctgctccttgGGCAGCCTTCTGtggaataaaaagaaagtaaaagtaaacacaatgaaaaacaaatagcAGTATGCTCAAGTTTTAAAGTGCAAGTCAATATGAGCCATTAAAAGGAAAGTTTTCAATCATATACAGAGGAAGGCTGGAATAATGCTAAGAGAAGAGGaacaaaaataatgcaaattcTGCATGGAAgatggaaaatataaaacagaaataaaatgcattaaattcacAATGACTACAGCTAAGAGATGTCTATCAGTGCTGTGGTTAATGACTGACACCTCATCAGTTTGATCACTGACCTTCAGCTGTCTGGTAGGGCCGGTTTTATccccggaggaggaggaggattgtGATGAGCGTGAAGAGGAGTCTGATTTGGAGTCAGAGTCTGAGGAGGAACCTGAATCTTGCGCCTCAGTCACAGCCACTCTGCCTTTGTTGGCTGCCTCCTGTCTCTTGTGTGTCTCTTCAGCAGcccttctcttctcctcctcctggcgttttctctctttttctttggcCTCTTCCTGCcgttttctctccttttccttttcctcctcctggcGTTTTCGCTCTTTTTCCTTCGCCTCTTCCAGGcgttttctctccttttctttctcctcctccagacgttttctctctttttctttctcctcctcctggcgTTTGCGCTCTTTTTCTCGCTCCTCTTTCTGacgctgcttctcctcctctaccagccgcttcctctccttctcctcttccaggcgtttcttctctctctcctgttccTGGAGcatctttctttccctctccaGCTTCTGCTGTtgttccctctctttctcctccttcagcCGCCTttcttcctccatctctctgttcTCCTGCAGCCTCTTTCTCTCCAATCTTTGCAGCGGAGATTCACTGGAGCTGGCGGACCCAGCAGTGGAGTGCGCTGCCTCTCCTGACAAATCTAAGGCAGACGTGGCCTCCGCTGCACGGAAAGCCCCCTCTGACTCCATCTTGTGTACGAGCAGAGAAAGGGGCCCTGGCCTACGCTTCATAGGGGGGTCGGGGCTGCTGGAACAAGAGCTTGAGTCAGAATCTTGTCTCTGCATGGCGGAAGGGGGGAAAGGCCCCCTGGGACCATGTGAAGCCTCGGGGCCTTCTGCCTCCTGCTCGTCTGTGTCTGGTGGGCTCTGTTTGGGAGTGTCAGGGAGGGGAAACAGGTCAGGGGGTGGAGATGGGGGGGGAGTGGGGTGGCGCAGTTGCATTGGTGTGTGATGTACCTGCGGTGGTGGGATGTGCTGCGGAGGCTGGAGTTTGCGTTTGGATCTGGCAACTGTTGACGGGGCACTTGGAGGCATCTGCTGCGGCTGGGGAGGAACTCTGTTGCCCCTTCGCACCCCACCGGGCCCCGGCCCCCAGTCATCGTCATCCTCGCTCTCGTCATCACCGTCTTCATCGTCGTCGCTGTCCTCCTGGGCTTGACCTCCCGCCGAGACGCCGGCAGATCGGCTGAGGTGAAGGACAGGATGAGCTGACCCCGGCTCGCTCGGCGCGGTGCCCTCCTTCTCCTGGGAGCGGGGCACGGCGGGGGGCAGGCCTTGGCGGTCCGGCTGGCCCAGGACGCGCACTGACAGGGAGGCTACAGCGCGCGGAGGAGACGGGGCCGGTGGCTCCTTGTGTCCTTGGTGAAAGGTGGCCCGCTGCATCCTAGCTCCTGGGGCCTCAAGGTACTCCTGGGGGTGGAGGTTGGGACCGGGGCCCATGTCAGCGCCGCACGACGACGACATCATCCCGAGAGCCATCGCtgcatctcctcctcctttctcctcccctctgctcaTTGAGGGCTTCGTGGGTATGGAGTGATATTTCTGGGTGGAAAAAATGGGAGTCAGTCCGAGAGAGAGCATGAAAACTACATTTGTTCtacacatttttcattattttattttaaatattatttttttggcaatttttatgctttattgaaagtgacagatagaaagggggagacagaggggaggacatgagACAAAGGGACCTcagccgcagcaaggactcagccttaatggtacgcgttctaccagtgtgagccaccgggacgccccatttGTGTTACACACTAACATGTTTTTCGGCATTTAAAAGCGAGGAAAATTAATTTACAGGTGTATAATGACCAAAGGAACATTACTCAAACCCATTAAGTGTTTGAAAAAATTGTGAGATGTTAAAAGCACCACCTAGAATTATGTTTGATAAgtaaaatttgaaaataatattttcacaaCATTATTTGATTGATGTGCAGAAGCCTGGTTTGTCCTGTTGTATGGGATACATTCTTAGTTTTGAAAGAGTTTCTAAACAATCTTTAAAATCAACTTCAAGGGCCGTTCAATAACTTTCCAGGCCCTGTTCCCTCAAATTCATGGAAGCAGCATGGCTAGTTAGagatacattcattcattcattctccttaacaGCTTAACCACACTCGGGTctctggagccgatcccagctgacattgggtgagaggcggggttcacctGGACAcatcaccagactatcacaggcctgacacatagagacagacaatcacgctctcatacactcctacgggcaattaagagtcaccaatCAAACCTTAATACATGTTTTTtgaactgtgggaggaagccggagtacccggtgagaacccacactgaaacggggagaacatgcaaactccacacagaagggcTGCAGGCTCTACTACAACACTCAAATTGTTTATAATGAGGAGCAGCCGGCTTTGCAGAAACCTAGTGATAAAGTTCACACATTTTAAAGGATTCCAAGAAGCCGTTCATTCAACTACTCAGTGTGTGGAGGTTACTGACCTTGTCAGGGACATAGGCAGAGCTGTCATTGTCCTCGGAGTGGTCTTCATCCTCCTCTGGCACTGCTGGGCTTTCTGTCAGAGAGGGACACGAGGCAGGGGTTAAAGGTCGGCAACAATGTCAGGATTAATGACACACGTCCACTGGTTCTGAACCAATGACTTGTACTTTTGAATGAATCAGGTTGAGAAATCCATTTCTTTTAAGTCTGTTAACACCATTCATGTGACAGAGAGTGAGTTAATGTCTTATTTGTGTGCGTTTCTATGAATGTTACCTTCTGACTCATCCTCTTGCTGGGCCTCTCGCTCCAGTCTCTGGCGAAGGAGTTCCTGCTGTTTAGCCAGGTACTGTTTGATGAAGCTATTCTGGCTCATCTCTTCACCAATCTGCAGCACCAtgataaacacaaaacagcactttattaatacttctgcactgtaaaattCATGCAACCAAAGAGCAGTGACTAGCCTTTAAAGTAttgttagtaaaaaaaaaaaagaatataaagtaTTCTATGGTTTGGTCTCATGCCAATAAGTACTGGAGTTAAGCTTTTCTACAGAACTTAAAATGcccacacacattaaaatataataaaatataataatctaTTCTTACTTGTGAGTTGGGCTGCAGCCCACTGTGAGAGGAGGACGACTTCTGAAGATTTTCCAGCATCAGCGCCTGCAGGGAATAAGGAAGaggaattatttaaatgtaagatACTGCATCAtgaagaaaagttaaaaaaaaaaaaaaaacatattcaaataAATGCAGGCCAGTTGCTTTAATCCTAAatctgtttttcttattttactgGCACATTCAGTTTCTGATTCTATTGTAAAACTCGAATTGACTGAAACTGCAAAAGTGCATTTTAAATTGTCAAGACCATTTACAAACAACGAAAACAGATATCTTAGTGTCTTAACATCAAATATGCTCACAAAATCAATGTGATGGCCAGTTTTATTAGTAATGGGATACACtgtataaaaatgatcaaattgaAATATTTGGTCATGATTACTCGTAAGAATCAGAGCATCAGGAAGTTAAGACTAAGATTTACAAACATTATGTACCCTATGGTGGCACACATACGTTAAAGGTTCGGTTCAGTTGTATCCTGATCCTGTTTTGAATTAATGCAAATCACCAACAGAAACTTTAGAGGTTGTAGTTAGTAGCAGCAGTCCATTGTGACTGCACCAAATATATTTACCCAGGAAAAGACTGTTAActttttactataatttaatTTACCATCCCAAGGTACATGATACTCCATCTGTGAATTTGTTGTTTGTGGAATAATCAATACAAAGTGTCTAGAAACTAAAGTGCCAAAAAGTGCCTCGATTTTGGTGaatacaattttaaacattaaacaccAAAAAAGTGGCAGAAATTAACATTATTCAGACCTAAAACACAAACGGAGATAATCGTTGATGAGACTGAGGTGATGGCTAGTCTGGTAATAATGTAACTCCaagaataaaactttttttatgtgttgaaATAGTCAATACAAACAAAAGTCtctggataaataaaaaaaggtgtaaTTGTTTACCCCAAATAATAATACAACTGACGCCTTGATTCGAGgggtaataaaatgaaaaataacttaTATAAGACAATAAGACAGAAAACTCACATGTAAAAATCCAAATATTTACTtagattaatttatattttcgaTGTCTAATGTTACTAACATTTTTCTGGGGGAGGGGGGACTTCGACTCATGACCTCAAGTGTTTCTTAAATCCGAGCTGATGGCCCTAAAACCTGTGATTGTTTACGGGCTGGCTGTCTTGTGCAAAACACCAACAATGTGGATTAAAAAACAGAgttaaaattgattaaattagcCGTTGGTGAAGCTGGTAAAATTGTGTTTACATGGCGAGGCGCGCCCCCGTAACCCCGCTACGCTCAGAGCCGGAGCGCGGGCACGCTGCTGTACAGTACACTGTGTGCGGCTGGTTTACACTCAGCTCAGGCCTCCACTTGACAGGTGCACAGTTCAACTGTGTGCAACACGGTGTACTGAGACTAGTTACGATTTAAGTCTGAACTCGGTCGGCGGACAGTTTCGTTGTACTGTCCGTTACAAATAACCGACAACAAAAACTGTTGTTGATGTGTAATAACGTGTACCAGGCGGTTTATGTGTTCCCGCTCCACCGTTACGGCCTCTAACATTAACCCCTactgtctctcctcctgctgaACTTAGACAGACTCGACAGGCGTCCTCAACATGAGCCAAAACTCACCCCTTTTAGTCGCTTCAACAGGGTGCTTTTCTGTCCGTTCTTCGGGAGGTTTCTTTGCTCCAGAGCGGCTTTCAAATCCGCCACTCGGAGCGATTGTAGAGGTTTTCCATCAAGCGTAATATCTTCGTCCGCCATTTTGCTCCCTCCGCTTGTCTGAACTCCCAACAAGCGTCGCTACGGCTGCTGCTCAGCGTCACAGCTCGGTACTTTCCGGAAAGGCTCGGCACTTTCCGGAAAGGCTCGGCTCGTCCGAATCACATAACTGACCAGTGACGGTTGGAAATCGATATTAGGTCAATTTAGGCCCCCAGCTGCgactttatttaaccctttggagttttgggctattttctcagtttttttaatacaaatttaaaataattttcccaCTTAAAAACCGTTTACCATGCAGtcttggtatcatttttttttccagcacaacctcatctatatgacctgataattatttattcattttgacttactgtattaatattttagccccaaaagaaactaaagtctgatttagaattttttttttttttttaaactttcaaaacacacatgctcaatgaagaattttaagtGTTGCAAATGTCAACACAGgttgaaaatattacataaaagaggtaaaatgaggatacctgctagttctatatttt
Encoded proteins:
- the acin1b gene encoding apoptotic chromatin condensation inducer 1b isoform X2, which codes for MADEDITLDGKPLQSLRVADLKAALEQRNLPKNGQKSTLLKRLKGALMLENLQKSSSSHSGLQPNSQIGEEMSQNSFIKQYLAKQQELLRQRLEREAQQEDESEESPAVPEEDEDHSEDNDSSAYVPDKKYHSIPTKPSMSRGEEKGGGDAAMALGMMSSSCGADMGPGPNLHPQEYLEAPGARMQRATFHQGHKEPPAPSPPRAVASLSVRVLGQPDRQGLPPAVPRSQEKEGTAPSEPGSAHPVLHLSRSAGVSAGGQAQEDSDDDEDGDDESEDDDDWGPGPGGVRRGNRVPPQPQQMPPSAPSTVARSKRKLQPPQHIPPPQSPPDTDEQEAEGPEASHGPRGPFPPSAMQRQDSDSSSCSSSPDPPMKRRPGPLSLLVHKMESEGAFRAAEATSALDLSGEAAHSTAGSASSSESPLQRLERKRLQENREMEEERRLKEEKEREQQQKLERERKMLQEQEREKKRLEEEKERKRLVEEEKQRQKEEREKERKRQEEEKEKERKRLEEEKEKERKRLEEAKEKERKRQEEEKEKERKRQEEAKEKERKRQEEEKRRAAEETHKRQEAANKGRVAVTEAQDSGSSSDSDSKSDSSSRSSQSSSSSGDKTGPTRQLKKAAQGAAAAADDEKKTNLSKGAEQRYLSKREVSEPSAAAVTEVEPDSEGSMAQQPPSGAEPENSEGRLEESTTPKAFAARKISLTSSKTSPATTDGGAGESETGTAAGRKRRWGSSTAVTAKKPSIIITTDSLKSLIPDIKVNQEAVVELHPEELQMSGDEESPDNSRGDQDKGLKIRRTVTQVVPGDSQENGQTNEEEEVEKTEKEKQRRTSRDKRKNSVSEDAMETQTFVKHEGEENKVTPSDSLVRRSISQQKSGVSVTIDDPVRTTRQPSPPRGKISNIIHVTNLVRPFTLGQLKELLNRTGSVLEDGFWIDKIKSHCYVTYATTEEAVATRAALHGVKWPPSNPKVLNVDFCDQEELDNQKGIVKQEKEDDHVVQPVGPQTRLPPLMPERDRDRDRDRDRERDRERDRGVVGVRDLWAERQREMERRERARGEREWDRDKVREFARPGEDARRSRSRDRERKRRERANSKERKIIKKEKGDEPPAKLLDDLFLKTKAAPCIYWLPLNEEQAAQRLLDRTERQKERERRRKEREEEEEKKREEEKKERLKGREKDGSVAASGVAAAGRGVDRERERERARDREGDKKRDGSHRPRRPSVGAGSGRRSRSRSNPRDRRR
- the acin1b gene encoding apoptotic chromatin condensation inducer 1b isoform X1, with product MADEDITLDGKPLQSLRVADLKAALEQRNLPKNGQKSTLLKRLKGALMLENLQKSSSSHSGLQPNSQIGEEMSQNSFIKQYLAKQQELLRQRLEREAQQEDESEESPAVPEEDEDHSEDNDSSAYVPDKKYHSIPTKPSMSRGEEKGGGDAAMALGMMSSSCGADMGPGPNLHPQEYLEAPGARMQRATFHQGHKEPPAPSPPRAVASLSVRVLGQPDRQGLPPAVPRSQEKEGTAPSEPGSAHPVLHLSRSAGVSAGGQAQEDSDDDEDGDDESEDDDDWGPGPGGVRRGNRVPPQPQQMPPSAPSTVARSKRKLQPPQHIPPPQVHHTPMQLRHPTPPPSPPPDLFPLPDTPKQSPPDTDEQEAEGPEASHGPRGPFPPSAMQRQDSDSSSCSSSPDPPMKRRPGPLSLLVHKMESEGAFRAAEATSALDLSGEAAHSTAGSASSSESPLQRLERKRLQENREMEEERRLKEEKEREQQQKLERERKMLQEQEREKKRLEEEKERKRLVEEEKQRQKEEREKERKRQEEEKEKERKRLEEEKEKERKRLEEAKEKERKRQEEEKEKERKRQEEAKEKERKRQEEEKRRAAEETHKRQEAANKGRVAVTEAQDSGSSSDSDSKSDSSSRSSQSSSSSGDKTGPTRQLKKAAQGAAAAADDEKKTNLSKGAEQRYLSKREVSEPSAAAVTEVEPDSEGSMAQQPPSGAEPENSEGRLEESTTPKAFAARKISLTSSKTSPATTDGGAGESETGTAAGRKRRWGSSTAVTAKKPSIIITTDSLKSLIPDIKVNQEAVVELHPEELQMSGDEESPDNSRGDQDKGLKIRRTVTQVVPGDSQENGQTNEEEEVEKTEKEKQRRTSRDKRKNSVSEDAMETQTFVKHEGEENKVTPSDSLVRRSISQQKSGVSVTIDDPVRTTRQPSPPRGKISNIIHVTNLVRPFTLGQLKELLNRTGSVLEDGFWIDKIKSHCYVTYATTEEAVATRAALHGVKWPPSNPKVLNVDFCDQEELDNQKGIVKQEKEDDHVVQPVGPQTRLPPLMPERDRDRDRDRDRERDRERDRGVVGVRDLWAERQREMERRERARGEREWDRDKVREFARPGEDARRSRSRDRERKRRERANSKERKIIKKEKGDEPPAKLLDDLFLKTKAAPCIYWLPLNEEQAAQRLLDRTERQKERERRRKEREEEEEKKREEEKKERLKGREKDGSVAASGVAAAGRGVDRERERERARDREGDKKRDGSHRPRRPSVGAGSGRRSRSRSNPRDRRR